A single genomic interval of Triticum aestivum cultivar Chinese Spring unplaced genomic scaffold, IWGSC CS RefSeq v2.1 scaffold30903, whole genome shotgun sequence harbors:
- the LOC123175425 gene encoding bidirectional sugar transporter SWEET6b-like, giving the protein MVSADVARNIVGIIGNVISFGLFLSPVPTFWRIYKAKDVEEFKPDPYLATLMNCLLWFFYGLPIVHPNSTLVLTINGIGLVIEGAYIIIFTIYAAKNTRRKMLGVLALEAAFMAAVVAGVLLGAHTHEKRSMIVGILCVIFGSIMYASPLTIMGKVIRTKSVEYMPFFLSLVNFLNGCCWMGYALIKFDIYITIPNALGTIFGLIQLILYFYYYRSTPKKGKNVELPTVLTKNAVTSGNVSVTIEK; this is encoded by the exons ATGGTTTCCGCCGACGTGGCCCGCAACATTGTCGGCATCATCGGCAATGTCATCTCCTTCGGTCTCTTCCTCTCCCCTGT GCCGACGTTCTGGCGGATCTacaaggccaaggacgtggaggAGTTCAAACCGGACCCCTACCTGGCAACGCTCATGAACTGCCTGCTCTGGTTCTTTTACGGGCTCCCCATCGTCCACCCCAACAGCACCCTCGTCCTCACCATCAACGGCATCGGCCTCGTCATTGAGGGCGCCTACATCATCATCTTTACTATCTACGCGGCCAAGAACACAAGG CGGAAGATGCTCGGCGTGCTCGCCCTCGAGGCGGCGTTCATGGCTGCCGTCGTGGCCGGCGTGCTCCTTGGTGCCCACACCCATGAGAAGCGCTCCATGATCGTAGGCATCCTCTGCGTCATCTTCGGCTCCATCATGTACGCCTCCCCGCTCACCATCATG GGTAAAGTGATCAGGACCAAAAGTGTGGAGTACATGCCATTCTTCCTGTCCCTGGTGAACTTCCTCAATGGCTGCTGCTGGATGGGCTATGCGCTCATTAAGTTTGACATCTACATCACG ATCCCCAATGCCCTCGGTACAATCTTCGGCCTCATCCAGCTGATCTTGTACTTTTACTACTACAGATCGACCCCCAAGAAGGGCAAAAACGTTGAATTGCCCACTGTCCTCACCAAAAATGCCGTTACCAGCGGCAACGTCTCCGTCACCATCGAAAAATAA